CGCCGGCACGCGAATCCAGGGCGCCCAAGGCGGTGGCGCCGGCGCGCAACAACGGTTCGAGCTACGAGAAGAGCCGCCTGAACCCGGACTTCACCTTCGAGACCCTGGTCACCGGCCGCGCCAACGACCTGGCCCGTGCCGCGGCCATGCAGGTGGCCGACAACCCGGGCGTGTCCTACAACCCGCTGTTCGTCTATGGCGGCGTGGGCCTGGGCAAGACCCACCTGATCCACGCCCTGGGCAACGAGGTGCACCGGCGCAATCCGAAGGCGATCATCCGTTACGTGCACGCCGAGGACTACTACGCCGACGTGGTGCGTGCCTACCAGCAGAAGAGCTTCGACGTCTTCAAGCGCTACTACCGCTCGCTCGACGTGCTGATGATCGACGACATCCAGTTCTTCAACAACAAGAACCGGACCCAGGAAGAGTTCTTCCACGCCTTCAACGCCCTCACCGAGGCCAAGAAGCAGATCATCATCACCTGCGACACCTACCCCAAGGACATCCAGGGCCTGGAAGACCGGCTCATCTCCCGCTTCGACTGGGGCCTCACGGTGCAGATCGAGCCGCCCGAGCTCGAGATGCGGGTGGCGATCCTGAAAAAGAAGGCCGAGAGCCACGGCGTGCCCCTGTGCGACGACGTGGCCTTCCTCATCGCCAAGAACCTGCGCGCCAACGTGCGCGAGCTCGAGGGCGCGCTCACCAAGGTGGTCGCCTTCGCCCGCTTCCACAACCGCGACATCACCCTGGACGTGGCCAAGGAGGCGCTCAAGGACCTGCTGCACGCCCACAACCGGCAGCTGTCCATCGAGCACATCCAGAAGACGGTGGCCGACTACTACAAGATCAAGGTCGCCGACATGCACTCCAAGAAGCGCACCCGGGTCATCGCCCGGCCGCGCCAGGTCGCCATGTTCCTGGCCAAGGACATCACCCCCATGAGCCTGCCGGCCATCGGCGAGGCCTTCGGCGGGCGCGACCACACCACGGTGCTGCACGCCTGCCGCACCATTGCCGATCTGCGCCGCAACGACGCCCAGCTCAATCACGATCTGCACGTGCTCACCCAGGTCCTGCGCGGCTGAGCGCGTATCCCGATATCATCGACAAACGCGAACGTACCCGATCCACGGAGACCGAAAAACAATGCAACTGCTGACCACCACCCGCGATGCCCTGCTCGGACCGCTCCAGTCGGTGTCCGGCATTGTGGAAAAGCGCCACACGCTGCCGATCCTGTCCAACGTGCTGATCGAAAAGCACGGCAGCCAGCTCACCCTGCTGGCCACCGACATCGAGATCCAGATCCGCACCACGGCCGAGGTGGGGCCGGGCGGTGAAGACACCAGCATCACCGTGGGTGCGCGCAAGCTGCAGGACATCCTGCGTGCGCTGCCCGGCGACAACGACGTCGCCCTCACCCTCGACGACGCGCGCATGACCGTCAAGGCCGGCCGCTCGCGCTTCGCCCTGCAGACCCTGCCGGCGGCCGACTACCCGCGCCTCTCCGTGGAAGAGGGCGAAGGCGTGCGCTTCAGCGTGCCCCAGGGCGCCTTCAAGAAGCAGCTCGCCCTGGTGCAGTACGCCATGGCCCAGCAGGATATCCGCTACTACCTCAACGGCCTGCTCACCATGGTCGAGGGCAACACCCTGCGCATGGTCGCCACCGACGGCCACCGCCTGGCCTACGCCGAGAGCGGCATCGCGGGCAACTTCGAGCGCACCGAAGTCATCCTGCCGCGCAAGACCGTGCTCGAACTGGCGCGCCAGCTCACCGACTCCGAAGAGCCGCTGGAGGTCATCATCGCCGGCAACCAGATCGTGTTCCGCTTCGGCCCCATCGAGCTCATCTCCAAGCTCATCGACGGCAAGTTCCCCGACTACGAGCGCGTCATCCCCAAGAACCATCCCAAGGAACTGCACCTGGCGCGTCAGCCGCTGCATGCCGCCCTGTCGCGCGCGGCCATTCTCACCAACGAGAAGTTCCGCGGCGTGCGCGTGGTGCTCGAAGACGGCAGCCTCAAGATCATCAGCTCCAACGCCGAACAGGAAGAGGCCCAGGAAGAGCTCGAGATCGACTACCACGGCGAGGGCCTGGACATCGGCTTCAACGTCACCTACCTGCTCGACGTGCTCAACAACGTCTCGGCGGACGAGGTGGTGGTGCGCCTCAACGACGGCAACTCCAGCGCGCTCATCAGCCTGCCCGGCAACGACAGCTTCAAGTATGTCGTCATGCCGATGCGCATCTGAGCGCCGCCACTCCTGATGGATCGCGGGCGCCAGCGGGCGCCCGGTTTGAAAAGAGAACTCAATGTCCGAATCGCAGAACCCGACGCCGCAAGGCGGCTACGACGAATCGTCCATCCAGCAACTCGAAGGCCTCGAGGCGGTGCGCAAGCGCCCCGGCATGTACATCGGCGACACCTCCGATGGCACCGGCCTGCACCACATGGTGTTCGAGGTGGTGGATAACGCCATCGACGAGGCGCTGGCCGGGTACTGCGACGACATCCTCGTCACCATCCACACCGACAACTCCATCTCGGTGACCGACAACGGCCGCGGCATCCCCACCGGCATCAAGATGGACGACAAGCACGAGCCCCGGCGCTCGGCGGCCGAAATCGTGATGTGCGTGCTGCACGCCGGTGGCAAGTTCAACCAGAACAGCTACAAGGTCTCCGGCGGCCTGCACGGCGTCGGCGTCTCGTGCGTGAACGCGCTGTCCAAGTGGCTGCGCCTCACTATCCGCCGCGACGGCCAGAAGCACTTCCTCGAATTCAACCGCGGCAAGGCCGTGGACCGCGAGATCCAGGTGGTGGACGGCGTCGAGGTCTCGCCCATGAAGGTCATCGGCGAGAGCGCCAAGACCGGCACCGAGCTGCACTTCCTGGCCGACGAAGAAATCTTCGGCACCGTCGAGTTCCACTACGAGATCCTCGCCAAGCGCCTGCGCGAGCTCTCCTTCCTCAACAACGGCGTGCGCATCCGCCTCGTGGACCAGCGCACCAGCAAGGAAGAGGACTTCGCCTTCGCCGGCGGCGTGCGTGGCTTCGTGGACTACATCAACCGCGCCAAGACCGTGCTGCACCCCAACGTGTTCTACTCCGAAGGCACGGCCAAGACCTCCAACGGCACCGACCACGACATCGAAGTGAGCGTGGAAGTGGCCATGCAGTGGAACGACAGCTACCAGGAACAGGTGCTGTGCTTCACCAACAACATCCCCCAGGCCGACGGCGGCACCCACCTCACCGGCCTGCGCGCGGCCATGACCCGCGTCATCAACAAGTACATCGAAGAGAACGAGATCGCCAAGAAGGCCAAGGTGAACATCACCGG
The nucleotide sequence above comes from Nitrogeniibacter mangrovi. Encoded proteins:
- the dnaN gene encoding DNA polymerase III subunit beta, with the protein product MQLLTTTRDALLGPLQSVSGIVEKRHTLPILSNVLIEKHGSQLTLLATDIEIQIRTTAEVGPGGEDTSITVGARKLQDILRALPGDNDVALTLDDARMTVKAGRSRFALQTLPAADYPRLSVEEGEGVRFSVPQGAFKKQLALVQYAMAQQDIRYYLNGLLTMVEGNTLRMVATDGHRLAYAESGIAGNFERTEVILPRKTVLELARQLTDSEEPLEVIIAGNQIVFRFGPIELISKLIDGKFPDYERVIPKNHPKELHLARQPLHAALSRAAILTNEKFRGVRVVLEDGSLKIISSNAEQEEAQEELEIDYHGEGLDIGFNVTYLLDVLNNVSADEVVVRLNDGNSSALISLPGNDSFKYVVMPMRI
- the dnaA gene encoding chromosomal replication initiator protein DnaA; protein product: MTQDFWNFCLVRLQGELPPQQFSTWIKALRAEDVNDAETPAVRIVAPNRFVLQWVRERYVRRIGELGQEFYGAPVDLALSLPGSGEAAAARPVRPAPSAAQPAVAAPVATPTPAVAPAAAPAAPARESRAPKAVAPARNNGSSYEKSRLNPDFTFETLVTGRANDLARAAAMQVADNPGVSYNPLFVYGGVGLGKTHLIHALGNEVHRRNPKAIIRYVHAEDYYADVVRAYQQKSFDVFKRYYRSLDVLMIDDIQFFNNKNRTQEEFFHAFNALTEAKKQIIITCDTYPKDIQGLEDRLISRFDWGLTVQIEPPELEMRVAILKKKAESHGVPLCDDVAFLIAKNLRANVRELEGALTKVVAFARFHNRDITLDVAKEALKDLLHAHNRQLSIEHIQKTVADYYKIKVADMHSKKRTRVIARPRQVAMFLAKDITPMSLPAIGEAFGGRDHTTVLHACRTIADLRRNDAQLNHDLHVLTQVLRG